The DNA sequence ggtttggggtTGGGATTAGGAATGGGCTCCGAGTCTAGGTTCGAGGCCAGGTCTGGGTTGAGGTCAGGGTTGGGGGTCGGGGTCGGGGTTTAGGGTCTGAGGTTCGGAATTGGGGTCAGGGTTCGTGTCTGAAGTCCCAGTCTAGGGTCTGTGGTTCGGGTTTAGGGCCAGGGTACtgtctgggtctgagtccgaGACCGAGTCCAAGGTCGAGGTTCGAGGTCTGAGATCCAAGTCCAGGTCGGGGTtcggggtctgggttcgggtttgggtcggagttTGGATccgagttcgggtttgggtttaggtttggggtTGGGGTCCGAGTTCAGGTCCCAAAGTCTTAGTTGGGGTTGAAGTCCaaattattgataataaaaaaaaaattgtttaaaaatattttgaaagtaactttttttagtttttaaaattttgattcttaaataaaaaaaaaattatataacataattaatttcggaaatattttcagtttttcaattaaaaaaaataaaaaaccaaataaaaaaatactaccAAATGTAaccttaataaataaatcagtAAATGTTATCTTAAAATATTTGAacttaattatttgtaaatatttgaggTTCTTGGTatggaattttttcaaaaaagattatatttattttcaatatttataagagtgaagtATGTTGGTGATGTGTAAATATATGTAGGCAAGCTTAGGAACGATGACGAAGGATCAACAGAGAAGCAAAACAATCTTCCCAAAAATATTCGCCTAAGATCTGTTGTGCTCATAAACCTTAGACCTGCAGCAGGAATTCAGGTCAGTTCTAATAAtgcttattttattaatttgtaaCATTTTATTACATACTATAAAGAAATGCATTagttcttaattaataatatgcATTGACCATCCTAATAATATAGGATCTAGCTAATATGATGGAGAAGAATACTGAAGCAAAGTGGGGGAATTGGATTGGTTACGTGCTCCTTCCATTTGATATTTCTTTAAGGGATGACCCCATAGATTACATTCTTAAAGCTAAATCTATCATTGATCGAAAAAAGCATTCTCTTGAGGCTCTCTTTACTTCTTCCATGGCCAAATTAGTTCTTAAACTCTTTGGCATCaaggtatatatataatatgtgtacataaatgtaaaaataatgacACAAAATGTCCATATATCTAACAAGTAAACATATTTTTGTGATATGTTATTCAATTTAACAGATAGCAAGTGCTATATCCCACAAAGTTTTCTGCAACACCACAATGGCATTCTCCAATTTGGTCGGACCACTTGAGGAAATTGGTATCTACGGCCATACAATGAGTTACCTTGCTTCAAGTTCTTATGGCCAACCACATGTAATAAagccatatatataaatataaatatcaatACAAGAAGGTTTATATATTACTAGTTAATTGTGTGTGTGTTTGTTTTTGTAGGCATTGGTAGTTAACTTTCAGAGTTATATCAACAAGATGACTGTTGTTCTCTCAGTTGATGAAAGTGTCATTCCAGATCCTCATCAACTATGTGGTGACATTGTAGAATCGCTCAAGCTCCTAAAACACTCTGTAGTTGAGAAATATCAGTCAAAAACTACTGTTATGgaataatacatatattaagaaactagctaataaattaattaggtgttctgtttctgaaatttctCTTTTCAATAACAAATATGAAAAAGAATAGTATATTGAGAAAATGTAATGGTAGAAGAATGTTTACTTAGAAACCAATGAAAGTCCATTTCCCTTTGAACTTTTGTAATTTGACTTAACTCCTACTTAATTATTGGCCTATGCTTTTCCTTtttcattaattataataacCATGATACGTACACAAACATTCACTTGATAAAAAATTGATGATATCTTAAAAATGGTCATCATGTTGAGTGTCCCTTTTTTTGTTCTATTATTTCTTTATTAAAGAGATGAATTTGAAGAGATATAAAGACGCCACCGCGCAccaaaagataaagataaagaTGATATGTATATTATAACATAATTTACATGATACGTATAATGTGACGAGTTGACCAAATAAACATAAATGAAACTGAAATTTACCCTTTTTAGGAGATGTGTACAGATGTTGTTTCTGCTAAACTTAGCAACCGTTTCATCTCACTCGTTTTGGTTACGCTATTACGACTTGACTTAAAATACAATTGcatataaatttccaataaacaAACCATACATATTAATTTAGAACAAATAGTAATACATAATATTCTGGAACCAAAAGATAAGGTTTTCAATCGTCTTATTATTCTCCTCTTTTGAGGTTCATGGTTTATTCTTCAATCAATACCTCTGTTCGAAGCTTcgatcaatttattttttctaatggGTAGTACCACCATGGAATGGTCTGCAACATCAGCTACAAGGGCTTATCTTGATACCCTTAAATTGGTCAGTGTTATATTATAAGGAATTTTGTTCCTTTGGTTATTCTCAATTATTTGATTTTCCTATTATGGTGTCTGATAAATCAATGTTGTAATTgattaaattatatgttattaGGTGGGGTTTCGTATTTGTATAATTATTGAGATAAATGAAAATTGGATTgtgcagttttttttttagacaATACATTAGGATCTAAAAAAGGTTaaagattttatttaatttttttttccctgTTTGAGGTGGATGAAATGAAACTATGAAACAACAGATTATTGTTACATggttttagattcttctaatgAGTGAGAAGATTAAGGATTTGATTGAATTCTTATCTTTTATTGAAACATAATAAACATTGAGATGTCATATATATCTAGGTAGATGTTGATAATTATTAGATTAGCTATAGTATATTCTAGATGATTTACTCTCCAATGCAACACCCTATATGGTTAATGAATCTTGGATctcattatattattaaattgcaCTAGTGATATGTCATGTTTACACAGCCTAGACTTAGAATGTAGAATTCTCTCTTGATTTTGTTGGTATTtatctaataaaaattgaacaaTTTCGTTGTGTATGTACAGTGTAATGATCACAAGAGACGAGTCGAGTCATGGAAGACACAAGAGCTTGGAAGTAACGAATTTGTGTCGGCCTTGGCAGCCGGAATGAGAGCCAAACTGATAGTGGAAGTGACATCAACGGCTTCACCATCGACACTAGCCTTAGCAGCCGCAGCAAGACAAACAGGAGGAAGACTAGTGTGCATTCTACCAGAGCCAGTTCTGGCCGAGTCTAAGAAAGTCATCAAAGAATCGGGTTTAAGGCACGTTGTAGAGTTCAAAACTGGTGACCCTTATGAGCTCTTGTCAAGCTACGAAAACATTGATTTCTCACTTGTTGATTGTAAGAACGAGGACTACACAAGGCTGCTGAATCAGCTAGATGTGAACCCTCGAAGATCAGTGATTGTGGCTAATAACTTGGCAAGTGAAAGGAAAGGTTTGGAAGGCCGTGTCAGGGGAATGTTGGAGGACAAAGTTGCTGTGAGATCTGTTAAGCACCCTATTGGAAAAGGCATGGAAGTTACCATGATTGGGACCACTAATAATATGGATGAGATTAGTAGGAAGAGATCAGGAAGTTGTAGTGGCTGTGGTAATAATAATTATGCTTCTTCTTTTGGGATTGGTAAAAGAGGTGGTTGTGTtaagaaaagtggtaaaaaGAGCAAATGGGTTGTTGAGTTTGATGAGAAAAGTGGTGAAGAACATATCTTTAGATTGCCTAAATAAAGCCCTTTTTTGATGAATTAGACAAGTGTCAAATGGTGAATGAAATTTTATACTGGTCTTCACACTGCCATGTATATATAAAGGGAATGGAAACTATAGTGAGAAGGGGTGTCTGTTAAATTGGAATGTTCTTTTTGCTTGTTTGTTTCCCTTGTTGGAGATCATATATAGTAGGCATAGGCCATTAGGTGATTGTCATTATTACTAGCTGTTTGTAAATGATCAATTTGTTGCTTTTTGTTTATTATCGAATTATGCTAAATTATGTCAAAAATGTCAGGTACCTGCCTTTAATTATGTGAATGTATTTATTACGTTTGTCTAAGGCAATGAACCAGAGACTTTAtctaaataaatgaaataaaatcttTTTTGTTTAAGCATTAACTTGACTtgattaaaagaaaattaggaATATTAATCATAACACTAGAATATTGGTTATTAGCAAAATTTGACAAGAGAAAGAAGCCTACGAAAGCGCCTTTTATCTCATCACCACACAGTGGTACTCATATTGGCTCTTGCTAGTTGGTACCCAACATGTTCAAGCTCAAATACCACAAGAAGTTCCAGGCCACCAAACCATAGGATCTTCAATTACCCAAGAAATTAGTGATTCAATATATGGAGAGAGGAAATAAAACCCTTTCATCTGATTTTTTATATCGGTTACCATGTTGACTTTTTTTACCGCTGAAATTTCCTTAAAGAAAGTACTTTAGAATAGCTTCTCTTTGTTgattatcattttgaatgacATCTTTTACAATTAAAATTTCTCCGATAACATGACCATCTTTAATTATAAGCCCCTCGTCAATAATAGCCCTTCAACAATAACAAGAGCCTCGTCATCTTCGACATCAGGATCAATATATTACAAACTAACGGACTAAATATTTATCCATGCCAACTAACAAAGATTACTAATAAAAtgcaaatataaatataatcttCGTCGTTTTGCATTCATATCAGTTACAACCCAATGAAACTAAGAAACAGTTGGGATAGAGTGAATAAACTATTGCTAAGATTTGAAATGAGAAAGGTAATTGAAATATCTCATTTTGCACTTTTGTTTGTATTCCTGTATCATATAGATGCAACATCAAATATTGTATTCAGATGTTTGTAATTGTACAGAAGGTAAACATATGGGTCTCATCGGTAACAGCTTATTTTGCATTGCCAACaattcaaaaagaaaataaagcaGATAAGATATTGGCAAACTTGATCAATAAAATATCGTTTGCCTGTCCAAAccacaaaaaacaaaaactaaaaaggCAAAATTTGAGGTcgtatacaaaataatattaggaAAAGTCACTGCTATGAAAAAagggaaaagaaagaaaactaatTCAAGTATTAAATGTTGTGGTCCAAATAGCAAATTTTCCTATTGTTCAATGAAAGCCAAAATTGTAACCTCAAGAAGGCTCGTGGAAGTCCAAAAGTGAAATTTTCCATTTGTGAATCTGCGAATCAGTTGAAACCCCTTTGATCAGTCAGCATGATTTTTTAGGTGCATTCGCTAGCAAATTTATAGGTGCTATTGTTCTTAAATTGATCATGGAATGATGGAAATACAACTAAACGGGAAAAAGATTGcactataataataaaaacttccAACAATGTTGAATTAGAGAACTAACCTGAATTTTTGCAAGAACAAAGTTTAGATGTTTTGAATATGAAAGCCAAAGAAGATCCGGTCCTGTGCTGTCCCAGTTATGCATATGATAGAAGgtttaaatttctctcttctttcATAGACTGTTATACCAGGATGGCAAGAATGACAAAGGGGCTACGTAGCACTGGCTGGGCATTCTTCACTTGGAGAAAAGCTGGTTGACTTGGGAGGATCACTCCCTCTGACTACTCTATTGTATATAACTTTGAAGGACTGTGAGCCATATGGTCGACTGAGTAAACTAACAGGCATTCGTAGAGTCTGCTTACGGTTTCTTTTCCCTCTAATCAAAATGCTGAAGGTTTTTTCACCATCCATCTTGCTTACATCACTGCTTCCAGGTTTTCCATTACTGatgttatttggttcattttCAGCATTTTCAGGTCCTACCAGCTTCTGAGGACCATTTTCCTTTACATTCTCAGACCCAACTACATTCATGTTACCCACTGCCTCTGATGCTTGAAGATTCACTTCTCTCTTAACCTCCACCATATTGTCAATGTCTACTGGCAACATTGGAGCAGAATCACCAGGCTGTACTCTTGGCTCCAATACAGGATCAGTAATtggctcaacaacaggtgtcggAACAGAGAACTCCACAGGATGCCAAACTGGACCAGTAACAAATTCTGGTACATTCAGGTTCATATTGCATTGCCATGGGAAATGGTTGGGATGAAACGCACTGCTTGTTACCGGGAAGGTACTGCTTTGTGGTTGAGTAAAAGGAGGGTACATAAAGGGCAATGGCTGCATCATGTTTGGGGTTGTTGGAGGAGATGGGAATGGATGATGAGGAGAGGAGCACATTGGATTCACAGGGGATATGACAGGCCCTGGGTGAAGATTCATGTTTACTGGCCAGGGAGCAATAGTTGGAACACCACCAGGACCAACAGGAAGAGTAATGTTCATGGAAACAGGAGCAGCACGTGCAATGCCTGGTGAAGGGTTGAAAGGAGCTGCAGATGCTGACAACTTCTTATTTGTAAGTGTGCGTGTATCAACTGAATTTACAGCAGAAGATTTGTCCCTCAACTCCTCTGTTGCTGGAAAGTTGGGGTTTGAATTAACCTGGAGTTCAAAACTGCTGGACGGGTTCTTCTCACACAGTCCCACTTCTGGCACAGCAAAAGAAGTTTGCAACCCATCAATGAGAACACTATCTTCCACCACTTCACGAACTTCAACGCTGCTGCGTCGAAGTCCATCCAGGCTCTCAAACACTCTCAAAGAAGAGTTTTCATCGATTGAATTAGTTGAATGAGTCTGATCTTCTGTTATCACAACTTTTGTTTCCTCTGGTAAACGATGTGAAGAAATATCATTCTTCTCTTCAAGTATATTTTCTACACCTGTAACTATTGGATCAACATTTCTAATGGTTTCGTTTGTTTCCTCTTCATGTTTTTCAACATCACGTTCAAGGTTTTCTTGAACATTTTGGGGCATCCCAACTTGCATCTTTGCAATACTACCTGGTGGAGCCAAAGCTACTTCCTTGTATGAAGGAGATTTTCCAAGACTGACTATAGGATTTTTCAGGCTATTGGTCTCATTTAGTGAAGCATTTCGGTCAGGTTCTACTGGCGAACCCAAACCCGAGCCACTATTTCTAGACGTGTCTGGTGTAGCTGGTTTAGTTGATGAAGGCATTGACTTGACCCTGTAGGCTACAGCCTTCACTATTCTCCGACCATACCTAGTACCCTGGGAGGGATTGACAGTATGCTGATCTGTATAACCTCCATGAGACATTGTCCTTTTCTTTAAAAGGTAATACCTACTATTCTGAGCATTATTCTTTGCTACAGGATACTCAATCTCATTGTCCACATATTTCTTCTGGTAAGTAAGGACTTTGCCAATAGTTGCCCGCCTCTGCTTAAGACGTCGCCCATATGAGTTAGCTGATCTAGGCCTTTGAACTGATTGCCATCCTTCTCCTTCAGCAAGATCATCAGAAGATGCCTCGGTGGAAACATTTGGCTTTTCGACAGTAGCCTCCTCTGAAACAGATAGCTGAGGCTCAACAGGTGCAGACGTGGTCTCCTGGCTGACATCTGGGTCAATTAGTGGTTCAATAATAGGTGTCTCTTCATCTGAAGTCTCTTTTGGTGTTTCTTTCGGAGACTCATCAGAACTTGCTGTGCTGACAGTTTGGTAAGACTTTCCTTTCAACTggaagggaaatttgaaataaGTATAAATAAATTGTAGATGAAAAGCATTAACTTGAGACAAAGCAGAGGATGCAGATGCAAAAACAAGAATGAATCAATGGCATGAACATAATTAGAAAGCCTACTCCCAAAgccttttttaatattaaaaattttgacCCTCATTGAGAAAAGGTTACCTTTCTTACCTTGGCAGCAATAAAGTGCCACGTTGGTCTCCTTTTAAAATTAGAGGATCCTTAATACGGTTCTTGCATTTATTACATTTAGGTGTGGTGCCATGGATAGACATTTTGGCAATATGATTAAACACTTGCCCgcacttaaaataaaatagaaaaggaaaaataaaataatataaaaattgtaCCTTAAAGTTGTTTTTCCTCCTGGCAACCACATCCCTGCCTTTCCCATCATGATTTGGATTAATGTAATCAAGCAAATCGGATACACTGCCAAGTTAAATTTGGGAGGAATAAAACATCAGTAAATAGACATTATGTTTTGCAAAGAAAATTGCATCTTATGCTCAAACTAGATTAATTGCAAACATAAAACTCATAAGTAGTAAGAACTATCGAGTTCACATCAATCCAACAGGGTTCAAGGTTAAATTGATTTAACTGGCGTCCTGGTATGTTTTCTTAAAAAGAGACAGATCAGGAGACTTCTATTGTTTCCTTCTGTGCACAACAACACGTTTCACATATGAAGATAGCCAAGATCCATTTCAAAACACACCTTAAAATCATTCCATGTGGAaacaaattttacattttttcaCAGAATATGCACAAGCTTGTCTAATGTAGCAAATAGCATCTTGGAAATTGGATAATTAGAACAAGTGAAAAATTAACTACAACTGCAAGAACCGAGAAGAAATACaaccaaatttaatttaaattcttGCAATAAGCAAAAATGCATAATTAGAGTATGATTACTCCTAATATGTACACTTACACACTATGATGTGTAAGTAATCTcaaaaatacaattaaatatgACGTGGTTCATACTAAGATTTCTATAGTTAAGATTAATTACACATTACAATGTGTAGTTTAAGTGTGCAACCGGGAATATATCTAACCTATTCATATCATAAAATGCACTGGAAACTTACCTAAGGTGGCCTTTGCTGGCTATAGAGGCGTCAGGCTTCCGGGTTCCATTTCGTGCAGCTTCTTGTTGTTCAAAAGCCTTCGACTCAAAGTATTCAAGCCAGGCAGCAGCATCCTGAGgcaatttttttacaaatttcAACTTACAGACTGTCTAGGATTATTAGGAAATGAAAAATCCTAATCACAtttcttcaagaaaattaaaaatataaatgtaaattGATTACATCAAAAATTCCTTCCTACGATGATTATTATCAAAAATTATGTTTGCTAACATAAAGAAGATACCTGTGTACGCAGATCATCAGGACCAAGCTTCGCTCGCAGAATTTGCAGGGTTGTCTGCTCATGTTGAACACTCAAAGGGTATGCTTCCATTAATGAGAGAGCAATTGCAATTGCATGGTAACTTGCTGCTGTCTGGAGAATCAATCAAAAAAAGTTACTAAGTAAAAATGAGAAGTTTCAGTCCATGCATATTGTTCATGTCTGACATCCATAGCACTCATTAACAGAAGaccttatttatatttaaaagagAGCTAAAGGAGTTCTCCTTTACACCTTTTGCACTATCCTGTTTCAATTTATGACATGCAGAACTAtccaattattttatattataaaaatattatatatcattAGTTAGAGAGTGCATTTAGCATTTCTATCAAGTTTGTAATTGTGTTAAAAATCAGCAAAtcaatgaaaatgaaaaaaccTGAATATGGTCGGGCCCAAGTAACCTTTGGTTACATTTCAGAGCTTTGTGAAGATATCTCAGGGCAATATGCACATTTCCAAGCCCTTCTTCCATCATAGCCACATTAATGTACGTTGCAGCAGTGTTTGGATGAGATGGACCACATGTCAGATGCAGAAGATACAGAGCACGCTTAACATATCTGATCAGCAAAAAGAACGTAGATTTTTAGACAAAAGAAAACTGATCTTCAaaatgaaaaacttaaacataATCTTTTTTATCTAGTATTACTAGTATCTACCAATATATCTAAAAATCTAAACAAtcaccaaatgaaaataaagatCATAACATTTGTACTAATTGAGCATATCACTCTGTGTAAACTCATTCAAGCACCATGAAGTGTCTAGTTTTTGAAGTTCAGTTCATATAATATTATCAATATCTAGTGTGTTTTTAGAAACAGGTCATAGACTATAGAAACAGTTTGCAAAGCTAATAATTATGGAAGAAGAAAGTATACTTGAGAGCTAGCTCTGTATGCTGAAGTCTGTAATAGAACACAGCAAGATCCCCATAACTCTTCATTGTGTCTGGATGATCAAGTCCTAATTCTCTCTCATTTATATCCAGGGCTTTTTGTTGATAAATTGTAGCCTGAAAAATCGAACAAAAAAACTAGACTTGAACACTTACTGAGAAAAAGCTTACATGTTATATAATCTATATTAGGAGATAATGCACTTTCTAGATCTTGTAACGagggatttttttaaaattagaaagaagAAACAAGACCTGATTGAAGTCTCCAGTGTGATACAAAACTACCGCAAGAAGGCTGTAAGCTCCTGCAGTCATCCGATGGTATGGACCACAAACTGCTACAAGCTTTGCAAGAGCCTGCAAGAATAAAATAAGTAAAGCTGGTAATATAATAGAAAACAGGAAAAAGTTTGTAAGCTCCAAACACCTTTGTTCCATATGTAACTGCATCTTCAAGTTTTCCTTTATCCAAAGCAGTTTTTGAAGATTCTAGTAGCTGCCTCCCATCCGCAGAAGAGCATGCAGCTTGCtgcaaataaaagaaaaattgcaGCTAAATTAAATAATAGATACTTAAGAAACCCTTGTCCACTGACATAAAATTAGGTAGACGGTAAATAGTATCATAGTCATTACATTACCTTGTGCACTGGAACTAGGCTGACCACGTCCGACTTTCCGAATGGGTTTGGAGAATCCATGTCAAAATCCCTTGGAACTACCTCAataccaacctaaatatcatattccacaaaacaataataaacaaATGACAACACTGTTAATCCATTAATAGCTACCAGACATGACTTAAAGCTTCTTGTGACATCCAAAATAAGACGCACAAGTTTCTCCATgtcaatatatttaatattaagtacCATGTCCCAAGTTTGGAAAACATACCTTGTGACATAGACCGCGTAAGATTGCAAATTTCCTCAAGTCTTTGTAATTGAAGCTACTAAGATCCCAGTCATATCGCTTTCTCAAGAATACTTCAAGCCATCTCCACACGAGAGAATGGACATGGCAAGACTTATCAAATTCATCTTTTCCAGGAATCCCAAGCATCAGATTCAATGTAGCAGCTATAGATACAGCCATTTTCTCATTGTCTTCAACAGCAGAAATTACTGCTTGAAGAATGTGCTTAAAAGCTCTTACAATCATTTCATGAATGCAAAGTGACTGCACATGAGATAGCTTTTCTGAAAGCTTTACCTGTACAAAGATTAAAAGAAATAGTCAGTCAATATTAGAAGACTTGCATAATTGGATTTTGATACTGACCAATTACTAACTGTTCTGCTTGttatcaagtaaataattttttctgaaaactacaagaaaaataatgatGGGGATAAAATGAATATTACCAacataagataaaaaaaactgTTCGAAGTACTATGGGAAACACGCATGTTGGAATGTAGATGacggaagaaaaaaaaagttctcTAAGGttgataataatatataaaagggTGGATTGAAAAACAGAGGATCAAGTTGTTCCaagaaaagaaacaaaaaaacaaaggaTCAAAGGTTTGCACAGGGCACTTACAACATGTCCCAGAGAACGCATCCGTAGACCCCTAGTATGCATGAAATCAGTCAAAGTTCGACCATCAACTGGTGAAAGTTCTAAAGAACCAAAATCTGCTACCtgtataaatataaaagtaatagAAACATTAATCACCATAACAT is a window from the Cannabis sativa cultivar Pink pepper isolate KNU-18-1 chromosome 1, ASM2916894v1, whole genome shotgun sequence genome containing:
- the LOC115706852 gene encoding uncharacterized protein LOC115706852 is translated as MGSTTMEWSATSATRAYLDTLKLCNDHKRRVESWKTQELGSNEFVSALAAGMRAKLIVEVTSTASPSTLALAAAARQTGGRLVCILPEPVLAESKKVIKESGLRHVVEFKTGDPYELLSSYENIDFSLVDCKNEDYTRLLNQLDVNPRRSVIVANNLASERKGLEGRVRGMLEDKVAVRSVKHPIGKGMEVTMIGTTNNMDEISRKRSGSCSGCGNNNYASSFGIGKRGGCVKKSGKKSKWVVEFDEKSGEEHIFRLPK
- the LOC115705563 gene encoding protein REDUCED CHLOROPLAST COVERAGE 1, coding for MAPKNNRGKARGEKKKKEEKILPVVMDMTVNLPDETHVILKGISTDRIIDVRRLLSVNIETCNITNFTLSHEVRGPRLKDTVDVAALKPCILTLVEEDYDDETATAHVRRVLDLVACTTSFGASPAGKDQNTKPDASVSVGGGKGASGAQEKNSKKFTITKSQGSSGPTKQDVAVVDSEADLSHSCPKLGAFYEFFSLSHLTPPLQFVKKVMRRQIDEISADDHLFSMEVKLCNGKVVHVEACRKGFYSVGKQRILCHNLVDLLRQLSRAFDNAYEDLMKAFSERNKFGNLPYGFRANTWLVPPFAAQSPPVFPPLPVEDETWGGNGGGLGRDGKSDLIPWANEFAFVASMPCKTPEERQVRDRRAFLLHSLFVDVSIFRAIKAIRLAMDKPDLIFPAVDSKILYIENVGDLSITVLKDVSNASSKIDTKIDGLQAFGVDKEHLVERNLLKGITADENTAAQDVATLGVVNVRYCGYIAVVKVEGKDEKATSPYQSSEFLDQPEGGANALNISSLRLLLHRTPASEHNKPTSDSQTWDLEELSASRAFVEKLLEESLAKLEQEDVKLDQFVRWELGACWIQHLQDQKNADKDKKPSTEKARNEMKVEGLGTPLRSLRNKKKVDGSNVKMQLEKPDGITAEAEGATSPSIEFNVEISGKENELALKRLLSDEAFVRLKESDTGLHCKSLQELIDLCQKYYLEVALPKLVADFGSLELSPVDGRTLTDFMHTRGLRMRSLGHVVKLSEKLSHVQSLCIHEMIVRAFKHILQAVISAVEDNEKMAVSIAATLNLMLGIPGKDEFDKSCHVHSLVWRWLEVFLRKRYDWDLSSFNYKDLRKFAILRGLCHKVGIEVVPRDFDMDSPNPFGKSDVVSLVPVHKQAACSSADGRQLLESSKTALDKGKLEDAVTYGTKALAKLVAVCGPYHRMTAGAYSLLAVVLYHTGDFNQATIYQQKALDINERELGLDHPDTMKSYGDLAVFYYRLQHTELALKYVKRALYLLHLTCGPSHPNTAATYINVAMMEEGLGNVHIALRYLHKALKCNQRLLGPDHIQTAASYHAIAIALSLMEAYPLSVQHEQTTLQILRAKLGPDDLRTQDAAAWLEYFESKAFEQQEAARNGTRKPDASIASKGHLSVSDLLDYINPNHDGKGRDVVARRKNNFKLKGKSYQTVSTASSDESPKETPKETSDEETPIIEPLIDPDVSQETTSAPVEPQLSVSEEATVEKPNVSTEASSDDLAEGEGWQSVQRPRSANSYGRRLKQRRATIGKVLTYQKKYVDNEIEYPVAKNNAQNSRYYLLKKRTMSHGGYTDQHTVNPSQGTRYGRRIVKAVAYRVKSMPSSTKPATPDTSRNSGSGLGSPVEPDRNASLNETNSLKNPIVSLGKSPSYKEVALAPPGSIAKMQVGMPQNVQENLERDVEKHEEETNETIRNVDPIVTGVENILEEKNDISSHRLPEETKVVITEDQTHSTNSIDENSSLRVFESLDGLRRSSVEVREVVEDSVLIDGLQTSFAVPEVGLCEKNPSSSFELQVNSNPNFPATEELRDKSSAVNSVDTRTLTNKKLSASAAPFNPSPGIARAAPVSMNITLPVGPGGVPTIAPWPVNMNLHPGPVISPVNPMCSSPHHPFPSPPTTPNMMQPLPFMYPPFTQPQSSTFPVTSSAFHPNHFPWQCNMNLNVPEFVTGPVWHPVEFSVPTPVVEPITDPVLEPRVQPGDSAPMLPVDIDNMVEVKREVNLQASEAVGNMNVVGSENVKENGPQKLVGPENAENEPNNISNGKPGSSDVSKMDGEKTFSILIRGKRNRKQTLRMPVSLLSRPYGSQSFKVIYNRVVRGSDPPKSTSFSPSEECPASAT